A portion of the Podospora pseudoanserina strain CBS 124.78 chromosome 2, whole genome shotgun sequence genome contains these proteins:
- a CDS encoding hypothetical protein (EggNog:ENOG503P4QT) yields the protein MSKSRAPLALGALAASGIGYYLYSAGGNPRAAEKQFESDAHRAAAKIESKIPTNYPTHTTHKAEKEGTRLGHEVGTKIDSAVTTVNRDLSQAKHEAEAIAKQAKADTLKKIDEFDRTVEEKAAKSKSYLSSWFGSK from the exons ctcgccctcggtgccctcgccgcctcagGCATTGGTTACTACCTCTACAGCGCCGGCGGCAACCCCAGAGCAGCCGAGAAGCAGTTTGAGA GCGACGCCCAccgcgccgccgccaaaatCGAATCCAAGATTCCCACCAACTACCCAACCCACACAACCCACAAGGCCGAGAAAGAAGGCACCCGCCTCGGCCACGAGGTCGGCACCAAGATTGACTCTGCT GTAACCACCGTCAACCGCGACCTCAGCCAAGCCAAGCACGAAGCCGAGGCCATCGCCAAACAAGCCAAGGCCGATACCCTCAAGAAGATTGACGAGTTTGACCGGAcggtcgaggagaaggccgccaAGAGCAAGAGCTACCTTAGCTCGTGGTTCGGGAGCAAGTAA